The following coding sequences are from one Humulus lupulus chromosome X, drHumLupu1.1, whole genome shotgun sequence window:
- the LOC133805746 gene encoding uncharacterized protein LOC133805746, which yields MVMQQMEIDRQRQELNERQADMDCRQRDATTALEAAIQLVRGQPVPPAPTSQPDLPPNSHPPQNPQSIHPQCPQNPPHPRSPLRPEQPVAQQERQTQNPNRNNEQQPPSRAGRDNT from the coding sequence ATGGTGATGCAACAGATGGAGATCGACCGACAACGCCAAGAGCTAAACGAACGGCAGGCCGACATGGATTGTCGGCAGAGAGACGCTACAACAGCTttagaggcagccattcagttggttCGAGGACAGCCTGTTCCACCTGCACCAACCTCTCAGCCAGATCTGCCACCAAACTCTCACCCTCCTCAAAATCCACAATCAATTCACCCCCAGTGTCCTCAAAATCCACCACACCCAAGGAGTCCATTGCGACCGGAACAACCAGTTGCTCAGCAAGAAAGGCAGACCCAGAATCCTAATAGAAATAacgagcagcaaccaccctctcgtgctggtcgagataataCTTAG